The sequence GGCAGCAGGCACTAAAATCTTATGGGCTTCATTTTCAAAGCCAGAGATGTCGATACCATCGCCCTGTGGGGTTTTGGCAAACATCCCCCGTAATGCATCCAATTTCTCAAGAAAAATAGCAAAAGCCTCTTCTGCTTGTAATGCGGGTTCGCCTTTTCCGTTAGAGTCTGTATAGGTTTTTAATGCCTGCTTTAATTCATTAGCAATACCTATGTAGTCAACCACTAGGCCGCCAGGTTTGTTTTTAAATACCCGGTTCACGCGCGCGATAGCCTGCATCAGGTTATGGCCCTTCATAGGTTTATCAACGTACATAGTGTTACAGCAAGGCGCATCAAAACCTGTTAGCCACATATCGCGCACAATCACGAGCTTAAGCGGGTCGTTTATGTCTTTAAAACGAGTTTCTAATCGTTTTTTAGTTTTCTTGTTGTAGATGTGAGGCTGCAACAATGGCTTGTCCGATGCCGAGCCAGTCATGACTATTTTAATCGCGCCTTTTTCAGGGTCGGCGGCTGTGTCTAATGGAGCGCCATGCCATTCTGGGCGCAAGGCGACTATTTCGTTGTATAAATGTGCGCAAATATCTCGGCTCATACCCACAATCATGGCTTTGCCATCCATGGTGGCATTGCGTGTTTCAAAGTGGTCGACTAGATCTTTAGCTACTTGCGTCAAACGAGGCGTTGCGCCTACGAGCTTTTCTAGTCGGCTCCATTCCCCTTTGGTTTTTTCACGGTTAGAGAGATCCTCTTCGTCTTCAACCACCTCGTCGACTTCATCAGACAATGCGGATATTTCATCGTGGTTCAAATCTAATTTAGCAAGGCGAGACTCGTAGTAAATGGGCACAGTGGCACCGTCATCTACGGCATCCTGAATGTCATAGATGGAAACATAGCCGCCAAACACCGCGCGCGTATCCTTGTCTTCTTGCGAGATAGGCGTGCCGGTAAAGCCAATAAAGGAAGCAAAGGGTAACGCGTCTCGCATATGTTTGGCGTAACCAAACTTATAATGGCCATCAGCAGTCAACGTAGCTTTCAAACCATATTGGCTTCGATGTGCTTCGTCGGAAATCACCACCAAGTTGTGCCGATTATTTAATATGGGGTGATGCGATTCTTCCTTGCCATTTTCATCTTTGATCAGAGCAAACTTCTGTACTGTTGTGAATATGATGCCCCCCGATTCCCGCTCAGCAAGCAATTGGCGAAGCGTATCTCGATCATTGGCCTGCACTGGTGTTTGCTTTAACAGCTCTACGGCATTCGAGAAGGTAGCAAATAGCTGTCCATCAAGGTCGTTGCGGTCGGTTACCACAATCAGTGTTGGGTTGTTCATTGCGGGTTGCTGCAAGAGCTTACCGGCGTAGCAGCACATTGAAATACTTTTACCGCTGCCCTGGGTATGCCAAACCACACCGGCTTTTTTACTGCCGGGTATCACTTCATCGCCATAGCTCGCGCGTTTTTCACCAACGGTATTGGTTTCTAGCTCTTGTGAGGCTACCACGGTGGCTTTAACGGCTTCGCGCACTGCATGAAACTGGTGGTAACCTGCTATTTTCTTAATAATGAGCTCGCCATCGGTTTCAAATAGTACAAAGAAACGGATGTAATCGAGAAATAATTCCCGATCAAAAAAGCCACGCACCATGGTTTCTAGCTGCCACTCTAGCAATGGCTTATCGTCTTCATCTTTAATCGTACGCCAAGGCATAAAACGTTCTTGGTTGGCGGTAAGCGACCCTACGCGTGCGGTGTATCCATCACTGACGACGAGTGCTTCGTTAAAAACAAATAGGTCCGAAACTTCATCTTTGTAGGTTTGTAGTTGATTAAACGCATCCCAAATATCAGCATTTTCATCGCTGGGGCTTTTTAATTCGAGTACGGCAAACGGCAGGCCGTTGATAAAGCAAATGACATCTGGGCGGCGTGGTTGTTTGGTGCCCGTTATCGTAAATTGATTAGCCGCAACAAAGTGATTGTTTTCCATCCGTTCAAAGTCAACAAGGAAGGCATGATCGCTGACTATTTCAGAACCCGCTGAGGGC is a genomic window of Teredinibacter purpureus containing:
- a CDS encoding type I restriction endonuclease subunit R produces the protein MNEEQLENLCLDWFREGGWDVLHGPDIAPDGSNPKRRDYAQTILENDLRQVFEKINPHLPAQVLENCFEQVLSKISKPESLDLVTNNRAFHRLLLEGVAVEFKLDDDGGEPSADQEPSAGSEIVSDHAFLVDFERMENNHFVAANQFTITGTKQPRRPDVICFINGLPFAVLELKSPSDENADIWDAFNQLQTYKDEVSDLFVFNEALVVSDGYTARVGSLTANQERFMPWRTIKDEDDKPLLEWQLETMVRGFFDRELFLDYIRFFVLFETDGELIIKKIAGYHQFHAVREAVKATVVASQELETNTVGEKRASYGDEVIPGSKKAGVVWHTQGSGKSISMCCYAGKLLQQPAMNNPTLIVVTDRNDLDGQLFATFSNAVELLKQTPVQANDRDTLRQLLAERESGGIIFTTVQKFALIKDENGKEESHHPILNNRHNLVVISDEAHRSQYGLKATLTADGHYKFGYAKHMRDALPFASFIGFTGTPISQEDKDTRAVFGGYVSIYDIQDAVDDGATVPIYYESRLAKLDLNHDEISALSDEVDEVVEDEEDLSNREKTKGEWSRLEKLVGATPRLTQVAKDLVDHFETRNATMDGKAMIVGMSRDICAHLYNEIVALRPEWHGAPLDTAADPEKGAIKIVMTGSASDKPLLQPHIYNKKTKKRLETRFKDINDPLKLVIVRDMWLTGFDAPCCNTMYVDKPMKGHNLMQAIARVNRVFKNKPGGLVVDYIGIANELKQALKTYTDSNGKGEPALQAEEAFAIFLEKLDALRGMFAKTPQGDGIDISGFENEAHKILVPAANYVLGLSDGKKRFLDLVLAASKAYSLCSTLDEAKALRKEIAFYSAIKAAISKFTSVDRKRTQEEKNSALKQILDNAVVAEAVADVFALCGLDKPNIGLLSDEFLEDVRQMPHRNLAVELLEKLLKDDIKAKKRNNVVQEKKFSDRLQETLRKYNNRAIETAQVIEELIQMAKEFQAEMEREAELGLNPDEVAFYDALANNESAVRELGDDILKQIAVEITEKLRRSTTVDWQVRDSVRAKLKILVRRTLQRWKYPPDKAAEAVELILKQAETLSNSWTK